ATTTAATCCATTTCTTAAAACTTCACCAAGATAAGCCGCATTTTGCGCTAAATTTTCATCTTTTACCACTTCAAGTGCAGCAATGGCAACCGCTGCAGCAATAGGATTTCCTCCAAAAGTAGACCCGTGCTGTCCTGGTTGAATCACGTTCATGATAGCATCATTTGCCAAAACTGCCGAAACTGGATAAACCCCACCTGAAATTGCTTTTCCTAAAATCAATATATCTGGTTTTACTTCTGGTGTATTTTCACAACCTTTTTTACAATCGCAATTACCACAAGTAGCTAGCAATCTTCCTGTACGTGCAATTCCTGTTTGTACTTCATCAGCAATAAACAATACATTGTGTGCTGCACATAAAGCTTTGGCTTTTGCCAAATACCCTTCACTAGGAACATAAACACCAGCCTCACCTTGAATAGGCTCCACAAGAAATCCAGCAATTGTTGTTGTTGATTTCAAGACAGCTTCTAACGCATCAACATCATCGTAAGGAATTTTGATGAATCCAGCGGTAAAAGGTCCGAAGCTTTTGCGTGCATTTTCATCATTAGAAAACGATACAATTGTAGTGGTACGACCATGAAAATTATTTTCGCAAACAATAATTTGTGCTTGATTTTCTGGAATTCCTTTTACTTCATAAGCCCATTTTCTGCACAGTTTTACAGCTGTTTCAACCGCCTCGGCACCAGTATTCATTGGTAATACTTTATCAAAACCAAAATACTTTGTTACATATTCTTCAAAAGGACCTAATTGATCGTTATGAAAAGCACGTGAAGTCAACGTTAGCGTTTGTGCTTGTTTGACCATTGCTCCTACAATTTTTGGATGACAATGACCTTGATTCACCGCTGAATAAGCAGATAAAAAATCATAATATTGTTTACCATCAACATCCCAAACATGAACGCCTTCGCCTCTTTCTAAAACTACTGGTAAAGGATGGTAATTGTGTGCTCCATATTGATTTTCTTTAGCAATTAAAGCTTCCGATTTTGATGAAAGGTTTTGTTCTGTATGTGCCATGATGTTAAGGATTTACATTTTAAGAGTACAAAACTAGCATTATTTTTTAATTTACCAACGAAATTAAATTTTTTGACTTTAAAAAAGCTGCTAATTGTAAATATTTATTTAATTTAGACCAAAAATAAGTCATTTTGAAGTACTAGAAATCAATTTTAAGCTTTTTTTGAAGTCAATAAAAAGAAGTACTTTTATACCAATACAACTGCATCAATTATAATTTTTAACAACATGGATATATTAGACGAGTTTGATATCAATATTATTAAAGAACTAGAAAAAGACGGACGTATGGCTTATTCTGCCATTGCTACTACTTTGAAAATATCAAATACAATGGTACATCAGCGCATTAATAGGCTGATTGATCACGGAATCATAACGGGGATAAAACCTATCATTAATGAAAAGAAAATTGGGTATGATTGGGGTTCCTTTACTGGTATTACCTTAAATAAGGACCAAGATTCAGATCGCATAATTGAAGAACTCAAAAAAATTCCTGAAATTACAGAGTGCTACTTTATTACTGGCTCTTTTACATTATACATTAAAATTATTGCAAAAGATCATGAGCACATGCGACGCGTACTCTATGAAAAAATCGATACAATACCTGGAATTGCCAAGACAGATTCTATAATTGAATTGGGTTGCGCATTCAAACGTAATGTAAGTCTTTAAAAATAAAAAAAATGAAGTATTTCAATATTTACAGTACAGTTACGCTATGCTTTTTAAGTTCTAGTATGCTTTTTGCTCAAAAAATGACTACGTCCGAACTAGCACGACTCCAAAAGCAATCGCAACAAGTAACTATCATTAGAGACAATTGGGGAATTGCGCACGTATATGGCAAGACTGATGCCGATGCCGTTTTTGGAATGTTGTATGCCCAATGCGAAGATGATTTTAAACGTGTAGAGATGAATTACATCGAAAAATTAGGACAACTTTCCGAAGTAAAAGGACAAGAATTTCTCTACAATGATCTAGAAATCAAATTACTCATAGACATTGATGAAGCAAAAGCTGACTATAAAAAAGCGGCGCCTTGGCTACAAAAATTACTGAACAGTTATGCAGACGGGATCAACTACTACCTATACAAACATCCTGAAGTACAACCGGCTTTATTAAATCATTTTGAGCCATGGTTTCCTTTACTTTGGACTGATGGAAGTATTGGAGCAATTAGCACGGCAGGGCTTACTACAAGTGAACTTAAATCTTTTTACGGCTCTGCAGGTGACAAAATCGCGTATGTAGAACGTGAAATTAATGTGCAAACTGGATCAAACGGTTTTGCTATTGCACCATCAAAAACAGTAGCTGGAAATGCCATTTTATACATTAATCCGCATACTACCTTTTACTTTAGACCCGAAATACAAATCAGTAGTGACGAAGGTTTGCAGGCCTATGGTGCGGTTACGTGGGGACAATTTTTTATTTACCAAGGGTTTAATGAAAATTGCGGCTGGATGCACACATCGTCAAATGTGGATGTAGCCGATTTGTATGCTGAAAACATCGTAACTAAAAATAAAAAACTATTTTATGAATATAACACCCAACTCCTACCAGTTGTCGAAAAAAAAATAACCATCAAGTACCTTGAAAACGGCAAATTAATTCCTAAAACATTTACCTCCTATTTCACAAATCACGGCCCAATCATGGCTAAAAGAGACGGAAAATGGATCAGCTTGAAATCATTCAATCGCTCTGTAAAAAGTTTAGAACAAAGTTGGATTCGAACTAAATCCAAAAGTTTTGTTGACTATAAAAAGGCAATGGATATAAAAGCCAACACTTCGAACAATACGGTTTATGCCGACAAAGAAGGAAATATAGCCTACTGGCATGGTAATTTTGTCCCAATAAGAGATCCTAAATTGAATTGGTCAAAAGTAGTAGATGGAACAACAGCCGCAACGCAATGGAAAGGACTGCACGAAGTTTCAGAAATTGTACACTCTTACAATCCTGAAAACGGATGGTTGCAAAACTGCAACTCTACACCTTTTACCGTTGCTGGAACAAACAGTCCTAATCCCGAAAATTACCCACCTTACATGGCTCCTGATGGTGAAAATTTTAGAGGACTCAATGCCGTACGATTGTTAGACAAAGGGAATAAGTATACTTTAGACCGTGTAATTGCAGATGGTTATGACACTAAATTAACCGTATTCGAATTTTTGATTCCAGCATTGATTTCCAGTTTTGAAAAGAACATCAAAACCAATACACCACTTTATGATGAACTCATTGCACCCATAACTGTTTTGAAAAATTGGGATTATTATGCTCATGAAAATTCAGTAGCAACAACACTTGCCGTAGAATGGGCTTATCAATTAGAACCAATAATTCAAAAAGTATATACTAACGAAGGCGAATTAGATCAGGTGCAAAACACTATTCAATTTTTGAAAAACGCACAACTAAATGATTTGCTACCGCCATTACAAAAAGTTCTTAGTGAATTAAAAACTAAATTTGGTTCTTGGGAAATCCATTGGGGACAGATCAACCGTTTTCAAAGAACCTCTGGCGCTATAGCATTAGACTATGACGATGCGCAAGAAAGTTTGCCTATTGGTTTTGGACCTGCAGTTTGGGGGAGCTTACCAGCATTCAAAAGTAGTTATCAAAAAGATACCCAAAAACGTTATGGTAGTAACGGCAATAGTTTTGTATGTGCGGTCGAATTTGGCACAAAAATCAAAGCAAAATCATTACTTGCAGGAGGAAATAGCGGCAATCCTAACTCAAAACATTTCTTTGATCAAGCCAAAAGATATCAAGAGGGACAATTCAAAGAGGTTTTGTTTTACAAAGAAGACGTATTGAAACATGCTGAAAAAACGTATCATCCTGGGGAATAAGCCCTAGATTAACTACTATAAGATTTTAAAATACAGATATAAGATAATAGGATATTAGATAAAGCAGACTAGCATAATTAAATCAGAAATTTGCTAACCTTAATAAATACTACTATGAAAAACATCTTTTTAGCCCTTATTGGCGTACTAATATCTTCCACTGGCGCTCAGGCTCAATTAAAGCCCATAGCGTATGCTGATGGTGCTCAAAAACTAAATGGCCTTGCGGTTGCACCTCAAAAAGCAACAAAAACAAAACCAGGAGTTTTAATCCTACCTGCTTGGAAAGGTATTGATACCCATGCCAAACAATCTGCTGAAAAATTATCAAAAATGGGCTATTATTCCTTTGTTGCTGATATTTACGGCGAAGGCAATTATCCTAAAAATACCGAAGAAGCAGGAAAACAAGCTGGTTTTTACAAAAACAATGTAGGCGATTATCAAAGACGCATTCAGTTAGCACTAGACCAATTAGTAAAAGCAGGCGCAAATCCTGATAATATTGTTGTTATAGGGTACTGTTTTGGAGGTACAGGCGTTCTTGAAGCTGCCAGAGCTGGAATGAAATTTCAAGGTGCTGTTTCGTTTCACGGTGGCTTAGGTCGCGATGCTGCTAGGACCAGTACTCCTATCAAAACAAGAGTCCTAGTACTACACGGTGCTGATGACCCTTATGTACCAGTCTCTGAAGTAGCTGCTTTTCAACAAGAAATGAGAACCGCAAAAGCAGATTGGGAAATGATCTACTACGCTGATTCGGTGCACGCCTTTTCAGATCCTGAAGCTGGCAATGACAATTCAAAAGGAGCTGCATACAATGAAAAAGCAGATAAGCGCTCTTGGGAGCGGATGAACGTTTTCTTAAAAGACGTTTTGAAATAATCTAAAGAATAATCTGTTTAAAAAACAGTATAAATTCCGTTTTTTTTACATTTATATCAGATGTAAAATATAAAAGTTGAATTTATACTGTTTTTTTATGCCTTAAATATTCTTTCAAAAAGAATCTACCACTAGTATGGCTTGTTAGAAAAAAAAATAAAATCCATAAACTCTCTAGACTTAAATAATAATTTAATTGCTTCACTAATTTATCAAAAAAGTATTTGTTATTTTACAGTAACTTCGTGCACGTCATTTTTATAATGACTTTATTGCTATGTATACTTTATAATTAACATTAAAATGAAAAAAATTGCTATTCTTGGTATCATTACCACTTTTACACTTAGTTGCTCCAGTCAGCAAAACATCACCACGCCCGTGGAGCCCACCACTTATTTAAAAACCATAACCGAAAAAGAGCTAAAAACTCATTTGTACATTGTAGCTTCAGATGAAATGGAAGGTAGAGAAACTGGATCGGTAGGTCAAAAAAAAGCAGGTAATTACCTTATTGATCAGTACAAAAAAGATAAAATTGGTTATCCAAAAGGAGCAACAGATTTTTATCAAAAAGTTCCAGCTGCTTTCTTGAACGCGCAATACAATGAAAACCTACCAGACTCTGAAAACATTTGGGCCTACATTGAAGGTTCAGAGAAACCAAATGAAGTATTGGTCATATCTGCACATTACGACCACGTAGGTACAAAAAACGGAGAAATTTACAATGGTGCCGATGATGATGGTTCTGGAACTGTAGCATTACTTGAAATTGCTCAAGCCTTTCAAAAAGCAAAAAAAGACGGCCACGGTCCTAAACGCTCTATTATGTTCTTACATGTTACTGGCGAAGAACACGGATTACATGGATCCAGATACTACTCCGAAAATCCACTTTTCCCTATTGCAAATACTATTGCCAACATCAATATCGACATGATTGGCCGCAGAGATAAGGACCACGCAGACAGCAATAATTATGTGTATGTTATAGGAGCAAACCGACTTTCGACAGATTTAGACAACATTTGCGCTGCCGCAAATACTAAATACACAAACCTAAATTTAGATTATAAATACAACGACCCTAAAGATCCTAATCATTTTTACGAGCGTTCTGATCATTATAATTTTGCAAAATTTGGAATTCCTTCCGTTTTCTTATTTAATGGAGTACACGCAGATTACCACCAACCTACAGATAGTCCTGACAAAATTGAATATGATGCACTTACTAAAAGAGCTCAATATGCATTTGCAATAGCATGGGAACTTGCAAATAGAGAAAACAGACCCGTAGTAGATAAAAAATAATAATCTCTAGGGCACAACCTTGCTTTCACTAGCGTTACAGCAAGGTCGGGCTATACGTTACAATCTCCCGAAAAAAAATCGGGAGGATTTTCACTACTATCCCTTGTGCAAAAAAAATACGCCTCAAAGTACTTTGAGGCGTATTTTTTTTGTTTAAAACCCAAAAAACAATCTAGCAGTACAAACCGTACTTCCTAAGCATTTATAAAACAGCTTGCTTTTCTTCCAAAGCAAGCTTAACTATTCAGAACTACTAAATGCGGTTTAATTCCTGTTTTAAGCCATTAAAAAAACAAACGACGCAACACATCAAGACATCAAAAAAATAGGCTTTATAATCTTTCCAAAACGCACCAAAGCTTGTTGAATTATAGATACAAAAAAAGCCTCGAATTTCTTCGAGGCTTTTGCTTTTTTGGGTGGATGACCGGGTTCGAACCGGCGACCCTCGGTACCACAAACCGATGCTCTAACCAGCTGAGCTACAACCACCATTTGCTTAGCGGTGGCAAAGATACAACTAAAGTTTACTTTTGCAAACGTTTTTTAAAACTTTTTTAAAAAAATTTACATCCTTTTTAGATCAAATCACCTAAACTATTGACAGCCAAATATCTTTCTACCGTAAAACCTTCAGCATGATCTACACCCGTGAGCCTTCCCAAATCTCTAGAACGGTAATTTAAGCTTTCTAGGAAGTTTTTACTTGATATTGGCGACTCCGGTTCTGTTGAATTAGGATCGTAAAATTGAGAACTATATGCCAAAATAGATGCAACTTTTAAATCTGTAAAACCTGTAATATCCACCACAAAATCTGGAACGCTATTTTTCCATTGAATGTAATGATATACAAGTTTTGGGCGCCAAGCCGTTTGTACTTCTCCATCTAGAGCAGTTTCAATTTTAACTAACCCAGATAAAAAACAAGCATCAGACACCAGCTTACTTCCTTTAGCATGATCAATATGACGGTCGTCTACAGCATTACATAACACTATTTCAGGTTTGTATTTCCGAATCATCTTAATTACCTCTAGTTGGTGTGTTTCGTCATTTACAAAAAAACCATCACGCATCCCCAAGTTTTCTCGTACAGTTACGCCTAGTATTTTTGCAGCAGCAGCAGCTTCTTGATCTCTAATACTTGCAGAGCCACGCGTACCTAACTCTCCACGAGTTAAGTCAACAATACCTACTTTTTTACCCAGTGAAATCTCTTTTAAAATAGTTCCTGCACATCCTAACTCTACATCATCTGGATGTGCACCAAAGGCTAATATGTCTAGCTTCATACTTTTTTATTATTATTAATTGATATGATAATATTTACAACACTTTTTTCATGGTCATGGATTTATTAACACTTTCCTCCCACTCTTTTTCAGGAATACTGTCTTTTGTTACACCGCAACCCATATACAAATGTACTTGTTTTAAACTCTGTTTAATTACCATATCCTGTTCATTAGCTTTAATTTGCATGCATCTCAGATTTACATATAAATCAGCGTTTTGTTGACCGCTATCCACATCACAATTCAACTCACCTAAAAAACCCGTATAAAATTCCCTATCGTAATTTTCGTTTTCAATAATAAATTTTTTGGCACTTTCCTTTGGTAAGCCACATACAGCTGGTGTAGGATGCAAGACTTGAATTATCTTTTTAAATGATGTTTCAGGTGTAATTCTACCTGAGATATCTGTCCTAATATGCCATAAAGAACCCGCTTGATAACTGTAGGGTTTAGACACTGAAACTGATTCCAACTCGTTCTGCAATTTTGAAACAATAAAATCAGTGACAAATTGCTGCTCCTCAATTTCTTTGTTTTGCCAATAAACAGCTGGAGTACCAACATCTTTTTGAGTTCCTGCCAGCGAAATGGTTTTAAAAACATCCGCTTTTACATTTAGCAGTAATTCTGGTGTAGCACCCAGCCAAGTGCCTATTTTTGGGTGATAAAAACAATAGACAAAAGCGGTAGGATAGCTATACACCAAGGATTCATAAATCTCAAATACACTTTTATTTTCTAGAGCTACAATTTCATTTCGAGACAATACTACTTTTTCAAACTCCTTATTATTAATAGCTTGAACCCCTTTACTAACCAAGCTTACAAATACTTCCTTATCTTTACTTTCAAAAAAAGGAAGGCTTTTTTCTTCCTTTTGAATAAATGATTCTTGGTACTTCCATTGGAATTTTTCAGCTTTTTCTTCAGGGATATAGTACGTATGTACTCCATCAAACGGAGAAATAACGAATCCTTTTTCTTTAAAATCATTAATAGAAAATAAAGTATCCTCTAGTTGTAAATAACCCGTAATTTCTTTTTGATTGGGTTTTCGGTACAAAACAAAGGGCAGCTTGTCAAGCAAATGATCTTGTACTTTCTGAATCATTTCCTTCATTACTTATCGGTAGTTTTACGTTTAGGGAGCACCATATTAGTTAATTTACAAAGTGAAATAAGAGCGTTATTTTCATCCGTAATTTTAATTTCCCACAAGTGAATGCTCTTTCCGCGGTGAATGATTCGGGCTGTTGCGGTAACAATTCCCTCTTTTTTAGCTTTAAGATGATTGGCTGATATTTCAATTCCGCGTACTTCGCTAACATCCGAATTAACATAGATCATAGATGCAGCACTCCCAACGCTTTCTGCTAATGCAACAGATGCACCTCCATGCAACAATCCCATAGGCTGATGAACAGTAGCATTAACTGGCATGGTAGCTACTAAGAAATCTTCACCAGCATCCACATACTCAATCTGCAATGTTTGCATTAAAGTGTTTTTAGAAACATGATTGCAGTAGTTTAAAATTTTATCTTTATCGAATGTCATAATTGTTGGTTTAAAAATGTAAAAATAAATAAAGTAACAATAGCAATGCGCAAATACAATTGTTAATATGTTTTACAAAATAGATTTTTGTTATTTTTACAAAAAAATTACCATGCGTTTTAAAATACTTATCCTACTTGGTGTACTAACAATTGCTTTCAGTTCTTGCCGATCTGATTTTGAAACAGTAGCGAGTACTGGTGATTTAAAATTTTCAAAAGATACCGTTTATCTGGATACTGTTTTTTCAAATATCAGCTCAAGCACCTATATGCTAAAGGTATACAACCGAAGTAAAAATGATATTTCAATCCCTACTATAAAACTTGGTAAAGGTTTGAATTCTAAATACCGAATGACAGTTGACGGTTTGCAAGGAAACAATGGGAAAATTTTTAGTAATGTTCCCATACTTGCGCGCGACAGCTTATTTATTTTTATAGAAACTACCGCAGCGAGTACTGATGTGAGTTCGGATACGTTTTTATATACTGATCAAATTGAATTTGACAGTGGAAGCAATCAACAAAACGTAGAACTAGTTACACTTGTTCAAGATGCTATTTTTTTATATCCCGAACGCTTTGCTGATGGAACAACCGAAACACTTCCTGTGGGTGACCAAAAAATAAATGGTTTTTACCTCAACGAAAATGATCCTGTACATGGCAACGAATTGGTTTTCACCA
This portion of the Flavobacterium sp. CECT 9288 genome encodes:
- the rocD gene encoding ornithine--oxo-acid transaminase, whose product is MAHTEQNLSSKSEALIAKENQYGAHNYHPLPVVLERGEGVHVWDVDGKQYYDFLSAYSAVNQGHCHPKIVGAMVKQAQTLTLTSRAFHNDQLGPFEEYVTKYFGFDKVLPMNTGAEAVETAVKLCRKWAYEVKGIPENQAQIIVCENNFHGRTTTIVSFSNDENARKSFGPFTAGFIKIPYDDVDALEAVLKSTTTIAGFLVEPIQGEAGVYVPSEGYLAKAKALCAAHNVLFIADEVQTGIARTGRLLATCGNCDCKKGCENTPEVKPDILILGKAISGGVYPVSAVLANDAIMNVIQPGQHGSTFGGNPIAAAVAIAALEVVKDENLAQNAAYLGEVLRNGLNEIAARNPIITLVRGKGLLNAIVVNCDEESDLAWNICMKFSEYGLLAKPTHGNKIRFAPPLVITETQIHECLAIIERALNDFR
- a CDS encoding Lrp/AsnC family transcriptional regulator, whose translation is MDILDEFDINIIKELEKDGRMAYSAIATTLKISNTMVHQRINRLIDHGIITGIKPIINEKKIGYDWGSFTGITLNKDQDSDRIIEELKKIPEITECYFITGSFTLYIKIIAKDHEHMRRVLYEKIDTIPGIAKTDSIIELGCAFKRNVSL
- a CDS encoding penicillin acylase family protein; translated protein: MKYFNIYSTVTLCFLSSSMLFAQKMTTSELARLQKQSQQVTIIRDNWGIAHVYGKTDADAVFGMLYAQCEDDFKRVEMNYIEKLGQLSEVKGQEFLYNDLEIKLLIDIDEAKADYKKAAPWLQKLLNSYADGINYYLYKHPEVQPALLNHFEPWFPLLWTDGSIGAISTAGLTTSELKSFYGSAGDKIAYVEREINVQTGSNGFAIAPSKTVAGNAILYINPHTTFYFRPEIQISSDEGLQAYGAVTWGQFFIYQGFNENCGWMHTSSNVDVADLYAENIVTKNKKLFYEYNTQLLPVVEKKITIKYLENGKLIPKTFTSYFTNHGPIMAKRDGKWISLKSFNRSVKSLEQSWIRTKSKSFVDYKKAMDIKANTSNNTVYADKEGNIAYWHGNFVPIRDPKLNWSKVVDGTTAATQWKGLHEVSEIVHSYNPENGWLQNCNSTPFTVAGTNSPNPENYPPYMAPDGENFRGLNAVRLLDKGNKYTLDRVIADGYDTKLTVFEFLIPALISSFEKNIKTNTPLYDELIAPITVLKNWDYYAHENSVATTLAVEWAYQLEPIIQKVYTNEGELDQVQNTIQFLKNAQLNDLLPPLQKVLSELKTKFGSWEIHWGQINRFQRTSGAIALDYDDAQESLPIGFGPAVWGSLPAFKSSYQKDTQKRYGSNGNSFVCAVEFGTKIKAKSLLAGGNSGNPNSKHFFDQAKRYQEGQFKEVLFYKEDVLKHAEKTYHPGE
- a CDS encoding dienelactone hydrolase family protein, whose product is MKNIFLALIGVLISSTGAQAQLKPIAYADGAQKLNGLAVAPQKATKTKPGVLILPAWKGIDTHAKQSAEKLSKMGYYSFVADIYGEGNYPKNTEEAGKQAGFYKNNVGDYQRRIQLALDQLVKAGANPDNIVVIGYCFGGTGVLEAARAGMKFQGAVSFHGGLGRDAARTSTPIKTRVLVLHGADDPYVPVSEVAAFQQEMRTAKADWEMIYYADSVHAFSDPEAGNDNSKGAAYNEKADKRSWERMNVFLKDVLK
- a CDS encoding M28 family metallopeptidase, which translates into the protein MKKIAILGIITTFTLSCSSQQNITTPVEPTTYLKTITEKELKTHLYIVASDEMEGRETGSVGQKKAGNYLIDQYKKDKIGYPKGATDFYQKVPAAFLNAQYNENLPDSENIWAYIEGSEKPNEVLVISAHYDHVGTKNGEIYNGADDDGSGTVALLEIAQAFQKAKKDGHGPKRSIMFLHVTGEEHGLHGSRYYSENPLFPIANTIANINIDMIGRRDKDHADSNNYVYVIGANRLSTDLDNICAAANTKYTNLNLDYKYNDPKDPNHFYERSDHYNFAKFGIPSVFLFNGVHADYHQPTDSPDKIEYDALTKRAQYAFAIAWELANRENRPVVDKK
- the bshB1 gene encoding bacillithiol biosynthesis deacetylase BshB1, with amino-acid sequence MKLDILAFGAHPDDVELGCAGTILKEISLGKKVGIVDLTRGELGTRGSASIRDQEAAAAAKILGVTVRENLGMRDGFFVNDETHQLEVIKMIRKYKPEIVLCNAVDDRHIDHAKGSKLVSDACFLSGLVKIETALDGEVQTAWRPKLVYHYIQWKNSVPDFVVDITGFTDLKVASILAYSSQFYDPNSTEPESPISSKNFLESLNYRSRDLGRLTGVDHAEGFTVERYLAVNSLGDLI
- a CDS encoding chorismate-binding protein, yielding MIQKVQDHLLDKLPFVLYRKPNQKEITGYLQLEDTLFSINDFKEKGFVISPFDGVHTYYIPEEKAEKFQWKYQESFIQKEEKSLPFFESKDKEVFVSLVSKGVQAINNKEFEKVVLSRNEIVALENKSVFEIYESLVYSYPTAFVYCFYHPKIGTWLGATPELLLNVKADVFKTISLAGTQKDVGTPAVYWQNKEIEEQQFVTDFIVSKLQNELESVSVSKPYSYQAGSLWHIRTDISGRITPETSFKKIIQVLHPTPAVCGLPKESAKKFIIENENYDREFYTGFLGELNCDVDSGQQNADLYVNLRCMQIKANEQDMVIKQSLKQVHLYMGCGVTKDSIPEKEWEESVNKSMTMKKVL
- a CDS encoding PaaI family thioesterase, with protein sequence MTFDKDKILNYCNHVSKNTLMQTLQIEYVDAGEDFLVATMPVNATVHQPMGLLHGGASVALAESVGSAASMIYVNSDVSEVRGIEISANHLKAKKEGIVTATARIIHRGKSIHLWEIKITDENNALISLCKLTNMVLPKRKTTDK